TATCTTACCGACAATGGCAGTATTATCTTTTAGAGATATCTGGTACAGATCTACAGGTGTCTGACCATCTATCCTAAAAATGGATAGTATCGGGTCTTTGACTCATGGCACCTCTGGTTTTGGTAACTTCTCTACCAGCACTTTGTCTATTCTGTTCCCATCCATGTCCACTACTTCGTAACGCAGCTCTTTTAACTCTATGTAGTCTCCAGTCTTTGGTATTCTCTGCAAAACGTACATGATCAAGCCGGCAATGGTTCTGTAATATCCTTCTTCCTCCTCAGGAAAGAAATCCACAGATAATATATCCTTTATTTTTTCAATGGATGTGTCTCCATCGATGAGCCACGATCCATCTTCTCTTACTACGACAGGTGTCTCCAATGGTTCTCCGATAGTTCGGACATCGCCCATAATCGCTTCGAGGATGTCATGCAGGGTAATGATCCCCTGGATACTTCCGTACTCATCGGTGATCAGGGCAATATGCACTCCAAGCTCCTTGAACAATTCAAGGAGTTTCAGAACAGAGATGGCTTCGGGTACAAACAGAGGGTTAGTTATATTAGTTCTTATATCAACTTCACCGGATTCCACTATTTTGGCAAGTATGTGCTTTACGGATACCATGCCTACAATATTATCCAGATCCCTTTCGTAAGCAGGAAAATAGGAACGTCCACTGGTGATCATCTTCTGTAGGTTCTCACTGACAGTATCATTCAAGTCCAGAGCAATAATATCACTACGATGGATCATCAGTGATTCTACTCTGAGATCACCTATCTGAAGCACTCCTTCTATCATGCTCAACTCTGCTTCCTCAAATACTCCTGCTTCTGTCCCCTCTTCAAGCATGATCTTGATCTCTTCCTCTGTTACAGGTGATCCAATGATCTTCTCGATCCTCATTATCCGGAGCACGGCTTCGGTGGACATGCTAAGAACAATGACCAACGGCTTTGCAACGGTTGAAAGGAAAAGCATGGTTCTTGCAACTTTAGAGACAATAACTTCTGCTTTGTTGAGTGCGATCTGTTTTGGGACAAGCTCTCCAAAGATCAAAGTGAGGTAGGTTATTACCAGTACCACAAAAGTGATGCTCATTGCATTGCTGTATGGGGCAATGGCTGGAAAATTCCCGAGGTAGGCCGCAAGGCCTTTTGCTACAGTGGCTCCGCCGAAAGCACCGGCAAGGATGCCCACAAGAGTTATCCCTATCTGAATAGTAGAAAGGAATGACGTTAATCTGCCAGAGAGTTCAAGTGCAGCTACTGCCCCTGCATCTCCTTCTTCTGCCATTTGCTTAAGGCGGGTCCTTTTAGCTGAAACAAGGGCAAATTCAGACATAGCAAAGATGCCATTGACTACGATCAAAACAATTATGATAACGATCTCAAATGTATAAGACATTTGACAAGTATATACCCGGGTTATAATTTAAAGCTAATTCATTGTTCTCCTGTTAAGCAATGTTTTGCTGCCTTTTGCAGGGCAAATTCTCATACTGCAGATATCACATATTTCATAAGGCCTGAATTGACAGGCAAAGGAGGATAATGTAAATATATGTTACAAATGCCTACAGTTCTAATGCTATACAGAGCGGCTCTTCAGCTGAACTTTTGTTTCTCTCTGCTTTTTTCAATTTTCATGAGCCTGAGAGAAAGGAAAACAGCGATGTAGATAATAGCAGCTGCAACCAGAAATGACATTGCTTTCAGCTGGGTGTACAACACTCCTCCTGCAAGGAGTCCGAGTATGCTTGCCAGGCTACTGGCGCTCATAGCAAATCCCTGCACAGAGCCTTGGTAGGTTTTTCCTGCCAGCTTGGAGAGTATGGACAGGACACAGGGCCACATTATCCCGTTACCGAGTGCGAAAAAGACAGCTGCCAGATATAAAAGGAATATATTTCCGGGAACTATCAGGATGAACTGCAGTCCCAGGATGAAACCCCCGGCTACTATCAGCACTGACTCAGCATAGCGGTTGGTAAGTTTTCCAAGGAGTGGCCCCTGAACGAATGCCATCATAGCACTGAGCACAGAAAAATAAATGCCTAGTTCGGCTGGGCTCCACTCCAGATCAGTAACAGCGAAGATGGGAAAGGCCGTATAATATATATTGAAGCCCAGAAAGATGAGAAAATAAAGTACCATCATAAATGGAATATATTCTAACTTGAAAACTTCACTCAATGTTATTTTTTTCCCGTTTTCCGCCTGATTACATTCCATGTGTTCCTGTCCTAGTAGCTTGCTGATGCTTTTAGTCTTCGGATACTCATCAATGGTGCAGTTATGTGATTCAGGAAGGAACAAGATGATTATTAAAGTGCCAGCAACTGAGATCAACAGGGCTGCAGAAACAGGGATCAGTTCTCCGTAGACAGTTGCTCCCAGAACCCCTGCAAGAGCAGGTCCGCAAACGTATCCAAGGTTAGAGGCCACCGACATCCTGCCATAGTTCTTGTTTCTCTCCTCTTCGCTTGTCAGGTCTGCAAGATATGCGTTCGCAACTGATACGTTTCCCCCTGTAATACCATCAAGTGCCCTGGCAAAGAAAAGTGCAAGTAAAGGAAGTGTGATAGTGAAGGCTCCGAGAATATCAGATTCCACTTTTTTAAAAGTGATCACTGGGAGGAATAGGGCAATTAAAAAAATAACCCATGCAATGAGGGTGCCGATCTGGCTTAAAAGCAGTATTCTCCTTCTTCCGTAAAGATCAGACCACCTTCCCAAGATGGGAGCTCCTATCAGTTGAAATGCGGGGTAGGTGGAGCCTAGCAGGCCATAGATTAGTGCATTTCCCCCATAATCTGTAACCAGAAATACAAGAAAAGTTAGGATGATCCCAAATCCCAGGGTCCCTATGAATGTAACAGTATACAAAGGAAAAAGCTCCTTTCCATCTTTCCGGGGATTTTCAGAAGCCAGTGTCATCCATGGAATAGTATGTTCATCATAGTTCTAAAAATAATCCCCCAGGGTAAACCGACATTAAGTTCACAGCAAGAAATTAATAACCAGAGGACAGATAGGACACGTATCTTCTATATATGGGGTTCAAATGTGAAAGTGGTCATCATGGGGTGACTTATGGGAAGCGGCAAGACGACAACTACCCTTAAGCTGTCAAAGAGGTTCAGCGATGTCGGGCAAAGGATTGGTGTGATTGTACAGGAAACCGGCGATGTGGATTATGAAGAAGGTACTCTGCATGAAATGGGAATTAAGAAGAAATACATTGAAAATGTGTGTATTCTATGTTCCCTTGAAACGGACATCATCAACAACATACAGGCTTTGCAAGAAGAGTTCAGGCCTGACCTGGTGTTCATCGAGACAGAAGAAGCCGTACTGCCTGTCAGGATAAAGGCCGATCTGCAGCGAATGCCACTGAAAAACTTGCAAATGGCTCCTATGATCACCATAGTCGATGCTAAATATTTTCCATTGGAAGCTGCAATGTTGTTAAGATATGCGCGGATACAGGTCGAAGAGACCGATATTATCTGTCCGAACAAAGTGGATATGGCAGATAGCGAGCGCACTTCGCGATTAAAGAATATGTTCAAAGATATAAATTCAAAGGCTTCTATACTTGATATGAATGCAAAGGAAGGCACAGGGATCTCTGAATTGATCTATTCTCTTGGATTAAACTAATACCTGAAGATGTGATATAAGATGATAATTGTTGTACATACTACCACAGCGAACATGGATGAAGCTAAAAGTATCGCTAATGCTCTCGTTGAAAAAGGGTTTGCTGCATGTGTCAGCATGCATCCTGTAACTTCTGTCTATAAATGGAAAGGCAATATTGAAGAAGAGGGAGAGATCGAACTCTCCATCAAAACAACTTCTGAAATGCTGGAAAGTGTGAAAAAGGCTATAATCTATATGCATAGTTACGAACTCCCTGCACTTATATGGTGGCCGGTGGATGGAGATGAAAAATATACAGAGTGGATCGTCGATTGTGTTAAACCAGAGTAAACTACCGCTTGTATCGTTCATTGCAGCATGTTCCTTGTAACTGCATAGTATGTTCAAATAACTTTGAGGTCTGTAAGCCTGTCCGGCAGATATCTGTCGGTGACGAAATCCAGGCCCTTGCCGGCAAATGCCTGCTGTTCGGCCTTTTTATTGATCTCAAGCTGCAGATTGATCTGTTCTTTCCAGTAGTCTGTAGCAAAACGCGGGTCGCTGAGTTCGCTTCTAAGGGCACCTACATCTTTTTCCGTAAGTTTATCGGTGGATAGTTCGTATTCCACAATGTCTGAGGGTTGAACTCCTATGAACATAGCTCCTGGTGTTGCCATGTGTTCGGAAAGATGTGCGCTTTTAATAGCTCCATATGCTACCGATGCGAAAATGCGGTATGACCACGGATCACCATCAGTAAACACTACCACAGGCAGAGACAATTCTTCGTTCATGCGTTTGATGATGCGTCGGGTGGACCTCGCAGGCTGGCCTTTAAGATGTACAAGTATCGCATTGTATTTCTCATCGAAACCATTCTCTATGAGTCTGGCGTACATACCACCGGTTTCGATGGCTATTATGAAATCCGCATCATGGTCAAGGAACTCTATGTTCTCCACATTGAAAGGTATCTGATACCCACTTTCTCCGATATCTTCCTGACAATGGATCGTTCTGTCTCCTCTTTTAGTATCTTCCCGAATCCTGATGGGCCCGAACATGGTAGCCCCATCCTCTTCGGGCCGCATGTGGAAATATTCCCTCTGTAATCCGGTAATGATCTCCAGGTCTTCTATGAGCCGGTCACTTTCAGGCTGCTCCCTGAACTTGGCAATATCCCAATTTTCAGAGATGTAATATAATTCTCTTAATGTGGACCCACGGTTCTGAGAGAGATGGTTCTTGATCAGAAAATCAACAGTATGTACAGATTTTAGCAACTGGAAAGCTCCCTTTACAGTCTTTGCGCTGCGTTCGCTTTCGCGGTCACCATAAACCCAAACCTCTGATTCATCGTTGTACTCTATATTTTTCTTGGTTCTGGTCGGCAGGCTCACAGATGGCACTTCACCATCCAGGAACTGCTTATATATTGCATCTGTCAGACCGTAAAGACGATTTCTCGCAAGCTCATCATGTTCCTTTTTCTGTTGTGATATTTCCTTTGCCATTCAAACCAATCCCTTAATGGCTTTTGCCCCTGTTACACGTTCTTCATCAAGACCTTCCACGATCACTTCAGGGAATTTTGAAGCTTCTGCATCAGATAATGTGTCCACAATATAACTTATCGCCTTTGAAGAACCAGTGGGAAGTGACATCTTCCATACATAATCAAAATCATTGCCCATGGATATAGTCTTAGGTTCCGGGATAGTTTCTCTTATTTTGAAGGGAACCATCTCATGCACAATACAGTCCACAGTTTTACTTGAAAAGTTTCGCAAAAGTATAGAAACTCTTGCACTGTCATCGGAGTTGCGTTTTATCTTTCTATTCACAAGCAAGTTTCCCATGATCCTTGCGACAACAGGATTAATATCGGGTACATCTTTATCCAGTGTTTCCGCAAGCTTTTTTGCCATCTTAGGCAGCACCTTGGTGATAATTATCTCTTTCTCTCTGCGTTTTTTCAGGTTTTCCTGGCGGTTCATGTACATGTTTAGCTTACGTCCGACTTCCTTTACCGCCAGTTCGATCTCTGATTTTATTTCAGGAATATCGGCTATAGCATCCTTTGATTCAGAGGTGAACGGTACGTTTGTTGATGCAACATGGACCAGTATGGCAACAGGACCTGTGGGCAGTCCCCCACCGGGCTGGTTGAGTCCGTATTGTTTCCATTTTATAGATTCTATAGCATGTGTGGTCACACATCCGCCTTGCTGGTACAGTAAAGGCACTCTGTTAGCAAAACGCATGATATCGACACGGTCTTCTTTCTGCAGGTTCCCTCCGTAGGCAAGCCCCACCTCTACTAAAAATGGATTTCCTGAATACACTGATGGTGTCCTGCTGGTAGTTGCAATGAAGTCCACATTGAACTCTTTTTCCAGACCTTTGTAGATCAGTTGCTCTCCTATGGGAGAGAGACAGTCTGTGGGAGGAGCCATTATCTTCACTTTGCCAAAGGCATCCAGGAGTTTTCTTGCCTGGTCCCTGTTCATTTCATGAGGGTTCATCTCCCCATCCAGGCCTGAAGCCTTGCAGATCTCTTCTGCCGTTAGGTGACCTATCTTTGAAAAGGAATAGCGCAGAAAAGGTGTAAGTTTTTGCCTTTCAGTATACCGGAGCATCTTCATGAGTGTTCCCAGTTCTATTCCATGAGGATGAGGAAGTATTTCCTTTGCAGCGAGCGGTATCTTATCGGTCGCTCTTTCGAAGAGGGTCTCGTTTTTGTCAGGTTCTATAAGTTTTATGCGCGCGTGAGGATTTACTATGGCTGTTGCCCTTAGATATTCGGTAACTGATTGACGTCTACCTTTCACATAAGAAGCTTCCATTTCCAGCTCTATACGAGTTCCGTGATGGCGGTCCCAGTCAATTATTTCCTCTTTCAGTATCTCTGGTTCATTGGTACTGGTGTTGATCATCAGTTCATAGTAATGTGCAGATTTTCCCTGTCCAATCTTTGAAATGATCCTGGTTGGATGACCGGAGGTCAGCTGAGAGTATAGAACAGATGCGGATATGCCTATACCCTGTTGTCCTCTGCTTTGTTTCAGAGCATGGAAACGTGACCCATAGAGCAGTTTTGCAAATACATTTGGTATTTGTGCTTTAACTATGCCAGGCCCATTGTCCTCAACCATGATCACCAGGCTGTCTTTATCCGATCTTTCTATCTGTACCAGGATATCCGGCAGGATCTCAGCTTCCTCGCAGGCGTCCAAAGAGTTATCCACGGCTTCCTTTATAGTGGTAATAAGGCTACGGGGAGCTGAGTCGAATCCAAGGATCTGCCTGTTCTTTTCAAAAAACTCAGCTACGCTTATCGATTTCTGATTTTTTGCAAGTTCTTCTGCAATTGGAATTTCCATGTACTATCATCCTTAGTAAAGCATGTCAGCTAAAGCTATACCTTATATAAAAAACACATTATATATATAATGCGCCTTATTCATTTGAGTTCGGCGCCAACTATGGTCTGTGTAGCTGTTACAAATTCGTTCTCTCTTATGTCATCGACAATGTTGTTCAATCTGCTGAGGTCTCCGACATTCATGATCACGACAAAGTCATATTCTCCAAAAACATGATATATGTCCTTGATCCCCTCTATTTTCTGTAATTCCGTGTAAGCTGCCCTCTCTTTACCGGGAAGCACATTTACCATCGTGACTCCAATTACCATTATTTCACCACATTTTAGACGAATGCAATCTATTTATTATTATATGCTTCTTTCATTTATCCTATTCTTCTATGTCCCGATCTCTTAAAAAAAGCTTTTAAAATCATTAAAATATTTATATAGTAAGTTTTATATATATTTAACACCAATTGTACCTAAATGAGCGGGTAACAATCTTTTTATAACAACCCCCACTCCCCAACCCGCTCATTCTCCACTTTTACTGCTTTTGGTCTTATTCTCATCTGCTTCTGTAGAAATAATCATTAATAAGCAGCATTAACAAAACCACAAATAACAGCGAGTTCAGTAATGATCGCCACACATCATTTTAATTCTATGTGCATTTTGAAACACCTCATCATTATGATTTTAATAAGAAAATATATATACAATTAATAACTATCTGTATTTGAGCGGGTTCCTCTTCTTTCTTACAATAACCCCCACACTTCCCAACCCGCTCATACTCCACTTTATGATCTAATGAAGAATTTATAGTTAAACACTCATGGTTTGTAACTTATGAATACTAAAATCACATTCAAGAGATCGTGCAATCAATACCATAAGTTTCAAACAAATGGTTTTCAACTATAAAATAATCACAGGATAAATCCGTGTAGTATTAAAAAAGATTGTGGTGCTTTAAAAAAATTAAAAATCAAACAATGTCTTCTGAGTTTTTTTGATAATATTATCTATATTTTCTTTTTTCTTAACAAGTTCAGTATTCTGTTTATTTTCTTCAGGAGGCTCTATTTTATTTGTTAATATATTAGACAGATTTGTTTGTTTCTTATCATCGTTCAAAATTGGTTTTTCCGGCATCCTGAAAAAAGGCACTTCATCTTGTCTCTTATCCTTCCTTAGTTCCTGAGCATCATCGTATACTTTTTGCAGCTTTTTAGTAACTTTCGATGCACCTGTCATGAAGGCCAGTTCATCCAGATCCAGTCCCAGTTCAGCTACAACTGCCGGAGCATACTCAGGGTCTTCAAGCAATATACTGTATATACCAGCGATTTCAGTACTTGAGTAACGCATTGATTCATGACAGTGACCAGCTATCTTTATTGCAATATTGTTGCGCATGTTTTTTCTGGCCTTCAGCTGTCCCATGCGGCGCCACAATGAAGGTGGACTGAACTTCACAAAACCACGTTTAGGTTGAGATTTTGATACGACCGTTCCACAGGTCATAAGTACGCTTGCATAACGCCACATCAGGTAATTCTGTCTTTTTTGCACCCTTCCAAGGAACAGATCCGCACGCGAGATATACTCATATCCGTTCTTTATAGAGTCTGTGACCTTTCCTTCTTCCTTGCCAGCATATTGGACAGGCAGGTTCTCATCTATCCAGTGGATAAGGTCTTCAGGGCTTTCATCAAGACCGTATGTTGTCTCGAGTGCTGTTTTCGCATCGGTTCCCTTAAATATTCTTTCCATTACCTTGAATATGGATTCTTTGTTATCCCTTTCCGCAGTGGCAATGTCTTCTATGTTTATCTCATTCCTGCCCACGGCAACTGCCTGTAGGTCATTGATGGCACTGCGCATATCTCCATCTGCATTTTCTGCTATCTTCTCTATGATGCCTACACCACACATCAGCCCTTCTTTCTGAGCTACCTGTTTGAGGGCCGGTATCATCGAACGTGTCTGAAGTGCATTGAATTTGATCTCCAGAAGATTTGATCTGACGGAAGAGGGAATGCCATAGGCATCGTTAGCTATCAGCACTATAGGCTGACCTGTGGCAAGGATTATGTTTCCTATGGCCTTTGGACCACCACGGTCGCTTGTTCCGTGCATGTTATCGGCTTCATCCAGCACTATAAGTCTTTTGGAAGACATACCTCCCAGTGTACTCATTCTGGAAGCTGAACCTGCGATCCTTTCTATCACATCAGCTGTGCGCTGATCACTGGCATTGAGTTCTATTACTTCCCATTCCATATCCTGTGCCAGAGCATGGGCAGTCGATGTCTTACCAACACCTGCCGGGCCGTGGAGTAACACTGCCTTTTGTTCAGGTGTTCCGTCCAGCCACTGCTCAGCCCATGATCTCAGTTGTCTGATAGCAGTCGGATTTCCCAGCACGTCAGCAAGGCTCTTTGGCCTGTATTTCTCAGCCCATTCTTTTGGTGTGGTCATTACATCATATCCAATAGAGGGAAACTAATTAATGTTTTCATCCCTTTGTTGGTTTTGCTTGATATTAATAATTGTAGGTACATGACATGTCGTTCCTGAACACGCCTGACCTTGTGGATATTATTCGGAAAAAAGCTATTCAGAACCGTGCAAAAGTAGCCATAGGCATCAGAGATCCTACCAAGAAGATCATCTCAAGTGCAGAGGAAGCAAATGATAAGGGGTTTGCACAAGTTATATTGGTTGGTGATCAGCAGGAGATTTTGTCTTTAGGTACTTCTCTTGAGGTAGTGGGAACCGCTGAACCGGAAAAAGTGATGGTGGACCTTTTGGCATCCGGTCATGTGGATGCTGCTGTAAGGGGTACAGCCCGGGCTTCTGAAACACTCTCCTATCTTAAAAAGACCCTCGGGATGGAAAAACTCCATCGTGTGGCTTTGCTTACAACAGCAGATGGTACTCCTTTTTTTATTGCTCCGGTAGGTATAGATGAAGGTGAGGACCTTGCTGACAAGATGGAGTTCGCAAGGTTGGGGTCAGAGCACATCCGGCGGTTTGGCATAGAACCTGTACTAGGAGTTCTTTCAGGAGGCAGAATGGGCGATCTTGGACGTAACGCAAGGGTCGACCAAACTCTTGCAGACGGGGAATTCATAGTCAACCGCCTGAATGAAATGGGTATTAAAGCAAAGCATTATACTATACTTATCGAAGACGCCATCAAAGAGGCTAATTTCATACTTGCTCCGGATGGTATCTCGGGCAATCTTATATTCCGCACACTTGTCTTTCTTGGATGTGGCGATGGCATGGGAGCCCCGGTACTGATGGATGAGTACGTTTTTGTTGATACTTCGAGGGTAGGTGGGCATTACGCCAAAGCCATCATGGTCGCTGGTGCGCTTTCCAATATGAAAAAAGTCAGAGGATGAAACAATGAAAGCAGTGTTAATAAAAGCCGATACAATCTCTTCCGCATGGTCGAAGCTGATCTATGAGATCTACAATAATGGGGAAGATCACAAACCGGATTACAGTACGGGAACTCGCAGACTGCATGCTACAGTTGTCATTAATGATGTTAATACTGATCAAGTAAACTCCTTTGTTCCCTTTGGGGAAAATCTCATTAAGAAATATAAGGAGGAGCTTACCGAGGAATATGCCGATTGGTATGTATCACTTCCCGACGACGATCGCAGGAAGTTCGATTACTGCTATGCAAAACAACTTTTCCGTTATGGTGAAACAGCTTATAATACTCTTTCAGAGAATGTGAAGAACCTCCGGGTCGGCTCAAGAAGACATGTTGGTGTACTGTGGGAAAACGAAGTTCACATCCCCAAGTTCGAGGACCAGCCCTGCTGGATAGCTTACAAGCTGGAATTGCTGAATGAAACTGATGTCAGGTTATATATCCTGTATCGTTCATGGGATGCTTTCGGTGGTTTCCCTGCTAATCTGCCAGCTATTGTGGAAGGTTTCAAGAAAGTTTTCAGGGAAAATGACATGCCTTACAGGATAGAGTCATTGATGGCCACTGGCTGGGACACTCATATCTATGAGGCTGATCTGCAGGCCGTGGAACATATATTCAAAACAGCGGAGCTTTGTCCCAGGTGTGGTAACATAGCTGCAAAACATGCTTTCATATCCACGACAAAAGGCAGGGTATGTTTGCGGTGCAAATCGCAGATGTGAAAAGGTCCAGGTACTTTTTAATAACTATTTTAATTCTTGTCTGGATAGTTTCGGATCTCTGGATCCTTCTCTTTCGCTTTTTAAACCCAAAATATATATCTACTAATATTAAGTACACATATATAATATTAAAAACATATCAGAGGCGGTGTGATGAAAAGATTAACTATCAGCATGTCTGATGCTCTTTTTGATAAGCTGAACCAGGTAGAAAATAAGAGTTTATTTATAAGAAAACTCATTGAGGGTGAGCTACGTAAAGGGCTAACTTCTTCTTTTTATTCAGACATTACTTACGAGGGCCTGGAAGTCGACATAGAGGATTTGCATAATGACATACAATTACTTTCTTCCAGATTGGCCTCAATTGAAAACCAAATTGCTGATGTAAAGACAACTCGCTTCCTCCCAAAAGATAAGTTTGAGTCGGATCAGGTTGCCAGTTATCAAATTTCTTCTCTGCCCTCCTTAGAACACGGATTTGAAACACCTATTATTCAAACCACCACTGCGGATAATAACACAATAGCCAATGAGCTTAATGAAGCTGTAGGTAAGGATCAGGGCTCTGTTTCCGCTAATATCTCAGATGTTCAGGTCAACCTGTATACACACGATAGTGACAAAGTCCTGCCTGTCCATAGTGATGAAATGCACAATATACCATTCAGTAGTGTTGTGAATGTTGGGTTACACGAAGAATCCGTTTGTCCTGCAACAGAAACAAATGAAACACCTGTGAATTCCATTATGATAACTTCCGGCGTGGCTGATCAACCTCAAGAGCCTCTCTCAGCTCAAGTAGGCAGTCCTTCTACTCCTTCCTTTATTATGCCTGAGCTCTCGGATGGTGCAGGGCATTCAAATGCATCTCCCTCTGAGATGCCTCCTACCATGTCTCATGCTATGTCTATTCGTCCTTCGGAAAATGATATACACATACTTCCATTTGCTGCAGCAGGTCCGTCAGCCTCAGGGATACAAATGCAGCCCGTACCTCTCTTTGGATCGGGTGCCGCCCAAAAGCCTGTCCAGAATAATGATGGTTTCAACTTTAACACAGTTCATATATCTGTAAATGACCGGCTACAAGGGAACATCCTTATGTACCTGCCTCATGGTGCAAGGATCAAAAGGTCTATCATCAAAGGCCTTGTGTCAAGAAAGTTCAGTGCAGAAGAGATCGATGCAGAGATAGATCTTATGATTTCGGATCACTCATTGCTTGCAGAAGTAGAAGATGGGCTGGAATATCTGATGAGATCTTGATGCATCCGGATCAGATGCACTTTATTCAATGAGTTGTGTCAGAAAGTGAGTGCCCAGAGCCAGCGCATTGAAAGCATGTCTTTCTATCATGGTTAAAGCACCGTACACATACATTTTTTCCACATAAGGAACAAGTGTACATTTTTCCGGCCATGCCGCATATGTTGCAGATACCTGTGATTTCCATTGTTTACCTCCAAAAGTTCTTAACAGATCTTTGTGATTAACATTATATGAAAAAATACTATTGTGCAGGTTTTTTCTGCACTCATTCGAAGATAGCACCTTTGCTTGCAGAACTGACATATTTCCTATATCTTGCAAGATAGCCAGTTATCTTCTTCTCCGGGGGTTTGAACGTCTCTTTTCTTTTTGCCAGCTCTTCATCAGAGACTTTCAGGTTGAGTTTGCGCGCCGGGATATCTATCTCAATGATATCCCCATCCTGCACCAGAGCAATGGGGCCACCTTCCTGGGCTTCAGGAGATACATGGCCTATACATGGGCCACGGGTGCCGCCAGAGAATCTGCCATCAGTGATAAGAGCTACTGATTCTATTAATCCCATTCCTGCGATAGCTGATGTTGGTGAGAGCATTTCTCTCATTCCAGGCCCACCTTTTGGTCCCTCATAGCGGATAACAACCACATCGCCAGCAATTATTTTTCCAGACATGATCGCAGACATGGCTGCTTCTTCACTGTCAAAGACTTTTGCAGGGCCGCTGTGCTTAAGCATCTTTGGACTGACTGCAGCCTGTTTGATTACAGA
This DNA window, taken from Methanomethylovorans hollandica DSM 15978, encodes the following:
- a CDS encoding hemolysin family protein, giving the protein MSYTFEIVIIIVLIVVNGIFAMSEFALVSAKRTRLKQMAEEGDAGAVAALELSGRLTSFLSTIQIGITLVGILAGAFGGATVAKGLAAYLGNFPAIAPYSNAMSITFVVLVITYLTLIFGELVPKQIALNKAEVIVSKVARTMLFLSTVAKPLVIVLSMSTEAVLRIMRIEKIIGSPVTEEEIKIMLEEGTEAGVFEEAELSMIEGVLQIGDLRVESLMIHRSDIIALDLNDTVSENLQKMITSGRSYFPAYERDLDNIVGMVSVKHILAKIVESGEVDIRTNITNPLFVPEAISVLKLLELFKELGVHIALITDEYGSIQGIITLHDILEAIMGDVRTIGEPLETPVVVREDGSWLIDGDTSIEKIKDILSVDFFPEEEEGYYRTIAGLIMYVLQRIPKTGDYIELKELRYEVVDMDGNRIDKVLVEKLPKPEVP
- a CDS encoding MFS transporter, coding for MTLASENPRKDGKELFPLYTVTFIGTLGFGIILTFLVFLVTDYGGNALIYGLLGSTYPAFQLIGAPILGRWSDLYGRRRILLLSQIGTLIAWVIFLIALFLPVITFKKVESDILGAFTITLPLLALFFARALDGITGGNVSVANAYLADLTSEEERNKNYGRMSVASNLGYVCGPALAGVLGATVYGELIPVSAALLISVAGTLIIILFLPESHNCTIDEYPKTKSISKLLGQEHMECNQAENGKKITLSEVFKLEYIPFMMVLYFLIFLGFNIYYTAFPIFAVTDLEWSPAELGIYFSVLSAMMAFVQGPLLGKLTNRYAESVLIVAGGFILGLQFILIVPGNIFLLYLAAVFFALGNGIMWPCVLSILSKLAGKTYQGSVQGFAMSASSLASILGLLAGGVLYTQLKAMSFLVAAAIIYIAVFLSLRLMKIEKSREKQKFS
- a CDS encoding GTP-binding protein encodes the protein MGSGKTTTTLKLSKRFSDVGQRIGVIVQETGDVDYEEGTLHEMGIKKKYIENVCILCSLETDIINNIQALQEEFRPDLVFIETEEAVLPVRIKADLQRMPLKNLQMAPMITIVDAKYFPLEAAMLLRYARIQVEETDIICPNKVDMADSERTSRLKNMFKDINSKASILDMNAKEGTGISELIYSLGLN
- the cutA gene encoding divalent-cation tolerance protein CutA, with product MIIVVHTTTANMDEAKSIANALVEKGFAACVSMHPVTSVYKWKGNIEEEGEIELSIKTTSEMLESVKKAIIYMHSYELPALIWWPVDGDEKYTEWIVDCVKPE
- a CDS encoding DNA topoisomerase IV subunit A, with protein sequence MAKEISQQKKEHDELARNRLYGLTDAIYKQFLDGEVPSVSLPTRTKKNIEYNDESEVWVYGDRESERSAKTVKGAFQLLKSVHTVDFLIKNHLSQNRGSTLRELYYISENWDIAKFREQPESDRLIEDLEIITGLQREYFHMRPEEDGATMFGPIRIREDTKRGDRTIHCQEDIGESGYQIPFNVENIEFLDHDADFIIAIETGGMYARLIENGFDEKYNAILVHLKGQPARSTRRIIKRMNEELSLPVVVFTDGDPWSYRIFASVAYGAIKSAHLSEHMATPGAMFIGVQPSDIVEYELSTDKLTEKDVGALRSELSDPRFATDYWKEQINLQLEINKKAEQQAFAGKGLDFVTDRYLPDRLTDLKVI
- a CDS encoding DNA topoisomerase VI subunit B, with translation MEIPIAEELAKNQKSISVAEFFEKNRQILGFDSAPRSLITTIKEAVDNSLDACEEAEILPDILVQIERSDKDSLVIMVEDNGPGIVKAQIPNVFAKLLYGSRFHALKQSRGQQGIGISASVLYSQLTSGHPTRIISKIGQGKSAHYYELMINTSTNEPEILKEEIIDWDRHHGTRIELEMEASYVKGRRQSVTEYLRATAIVNPHARIKLIEPDKNETLFERATDKIPLAAKEILPHPHGIELGTLMKMLRYTERQKLTPFLRYSFSKIGHLTAEEICKASGLDGEMNPHEMNRDQARKLLDAFGKVKIMAPPTDCLSPIGEQLIYKGLEKEFNVDFIATTSRTPSVYSGNPFLVEVGLAYGGNLQKEDRVDIMRFANRVPLLYQQGGCVTTHAIESIKWKQYGLNQPGGGLPTGPVAILVHVASTNVPFTSESKDAIADIPEIKSEIELAVKEVGRKLNMYMNRQENLKKRREKEIIITKVLPKMAKKLAETLDKDVPDINPVVARIMGNLLVNRKIKRNSDDSARVSILLRNFSSKTVDCIVHEMVPFKIRETIPEPKTISMGNDFDYVWKMSLPTGSSKAISYIVDTLSDAEASKFPEVIVEGLDEERVTGAKAIKGLV
- a CDS encoding Lrp/AsnC ligand binding domain-containing protein; its protein translation is MVIGVTMVNVLPGKERAAYTELQKIEGIKDIYHVFGEYDFVVIMNVGDLSRLNNIVDDIRENEFVTATQTIVGAELK